A segment of the Butyrivibrio fibrisolvens genome:
TCCATATAGAAGTCAATTCTGGAATCTCCATATCTGTATTCCGGTTTAACGAGGCTATAATCCTGCTTTTGAAGCCATTCTTTAACTACTGTATTAGGAGCCTGACTGTCGATATTAAATAAAACTCCGGTACTTTTTCGTACAGCAACAAGGTCGTATTTTGTTTTCCTTCCCGGTGTCCCCGGAGCAGTAAGCCACACTTCGCTCCCCGGAACAAGGAGTTCTTTACACCGGCCTGTGTTCTTTACGTGTACGATTTCTTTCCGGCCATCTATATTGACCTCAGCAATGAAGCGATTCGGCCTTTTAATAAATGTACCGCGGGTGATATTTGAATATTCCATCCGAAAGCTCCTTAAAGTCTTAGTTATCGCGTATTCCTGAGAGTGATAGTTAGTAAATGATTTTCTTGCCATGAAAATATTATGTAATTCAAGGCATGATATCTGGAATTATATATCCCGGAATCCAAACTCGCTTCGCTCAAACATGTGGATTCCTAACAGGATATATAATTCCATCTATCAAGCTCTTGAATTTAATAATATTTTCAAAGACAAGAAAATCATTTACTAACTATCACTCTCAGGAATATTCAAGTTGTTGAGCGCTTTTTATATGTTAAGTTCAGTTATTAATTCAAATCATTTGTATTTCAAATCTTGTATCTTTATCTCTAATCTCAGATCCATCAATAATAACTTTTTTAGATGTATCGATATACTCTATATTAGTGATGGTGTAGACTCCTTTTTCATAGTCGTAGCCATCACCTTCATCTTCGTATAGGGCAAAGCTTCCATCTGCTCCGCCGAAGATCTTTAGAGTAATCTCATCTTCTTTTTGAACATGACCTTTAAAAGTTGTCATAGGGATTATTGCTCCAGCCTTTACAAATACAGGTATTACGTCAAGGGGTGCCTGAGTTTCTATCCACTGACCACCTTCATAGCTTTCTCCTGTATAGAAATCGCGCCATATATTGCCTTCGGGGAGGTATACTTTACGTATATTTATAGTATCATTTTGATCAGCTATTTTTATGCAGTTACAATCTTTGTCATGATCAAATAACATAGGCTTTGTCACAGGGCATACCATCATGTCTTTGCCAAACATATATTGATCCATGATGTCCCAAGTGCGCTTATCTTCTGTAAACTCAAAGACAAGTGGTCTTATCACCACGCTATCATTATACCATACAGCGCCTGCAAGGCTGTAAATATAAGGCATAAGCTCATAGCGAAGGTGATTGGCCTTAACAAGGGCTTCGTAGAATGGCGCTGCATCGTTTTGGAACTGCCAGAGTTCACGTCTAAAATCTGTTCCATGGCCTCTGAATATTGGAAGAAATACTGCCCACTGATACCATCTGGTAAAGAGCTCGCAATAAGCAGGGTCCTTTGGTCCAAGGTCATAATCTCCGTTCCAGTACCACTGAATACCATTTTTGACAAAAAAAGCTCCTATATCAGTTGTCCAGTATGGAAGTCCGCTTGCGCTAAAATGAAGTCCTGCAGCGATCTGTCTTCTGAATGTATCCCAGCTTGCAGATATATCGCCTGACCAGAGAATCGTTCCATAGCGCTGCTGCCCAAGATAACCACTTCTTGTAAGATTAACAACTCTCTTTTCTCTTTCAAAAAGTTTTTCTGTTTCTACTTGATTCTCTTTTCCCGCATCATCTGTATCTGATTCGGCAAGATTCTTATAATATCCGCGCTGGCCTTCATATATTCCCATCGCATGATACAGGCCAAACGCATTGGTCTTTTCTGCCGGTATATGCATTGGAAGCTGATTCACATATTCATCGTATATCTTGGAAGTCTCAGGCTTAACCGTATAATTCCACTCTGGCGCGATCGGCTCTGAGTTATCGCACCACCAGGCATCTATTCCGTGGCAAAAAAGGCCGCTCTCAGCCTGTTTCCAGTAAATCTCCCTTGCTTTAGGGCTAAGGGCGTTATAGATATTGATACCAGGAAGGAGCTCATTTTCTTTTTTGAACTCATTATAATTGTCAGTACCTTCATTGACGTTGGGCCATATAGATATCATGAAGTGCACGTTCCTATCATGAAGCTCATCTGTCATAGCATCAGGATTTGGGAATCTTTCAGGGTCAAAAGTCTTCTGCCCCCACTGGCCATCCTTCCATGAGCACCAGTCAAGCACGATGCAGTCAAGTCCTATATTTCTGTCACGGTATTCTTTTGATATACTAAGGATCTCATCCTGCGTCTCATATCTTTCCTGAGACTGGATATAGCCAAATGCCCATTTTGGAAGCATTACCGCTTTGCCAGTGATCTTCCTGTACTCACTGATGACGCCGTCCATCTTCCCATCTGATCCACCTAAAAAAAAGAAATCCATCTCGCTGTCAGCTTCAGTAAAGAAATATGAACCGTCTTCAGTATCATTGAAAATAGCCGGGCTATAGGTGTTAACAAGAAGTCCATAGCCTTTTGTGGATACAAACATAGGAACTACGATCTTTCGATTGCCCTGATTTAAAAAGATGCGCTTTCCTCTAAGACTGTGATAGCCTTCTTCATGCTGACCAAGGCCATAAAGAGCTTCGTCATCATCAAACACAAGATTCATGCGGGTACGATAGGCATCTCTTATCTTTATCTTTGAAGCCTGACGTATTATTTCTTTTCTTCCGTCTGCTGTATCTATGTATTCTTTTTGTATATTTTCTTCATTCATTGCATATACAGGGACTTTATCAAGCTCTTTACTTCTAGCGCTTTTCTCCTTTAAAAGAAGCTTCCCATTTTCATCATAATAGGTATATGCAGCTCCATCTTTTCTTATAACTACCTTGAGTTTTGGAAGTGAAACGATAACTTCCTCGTCTGATTCTTCATATGTCCAGTCCGAGAAAGGCTTTATCTCTACAATTCCAGGTTTACTATTTATAGACTCTTCTGATATTTCTGAATCCTGCGTGTAGATAACTCTGATGCTCCTGTCATCTACGGGGATCAGTCTCTGGATACCTTGAGCGAAGTTTAGGGTAAG
Coding sequences within it:
- the sfsA gene encoding DNA/RNA nuclease SfsA, with protein sequence MEYSNITRGTFIKRPNRFIAEVNIDGRKEIVHVKNTGRCKELLVPGSEVWLTAPGTPGRKTKYDLVAVRKSTGVLFNIDSQAPNTVVKEWLQKQDYSLVKPEYRYGDSRIDFYMEKDDEKFLMEVKGCTLEEGGIGYFPDAPTERGVKHIGELIKAKKEGYRAILSFVIQMEGVSEVRPNIAMQPEFGDAWNKALKAGVEIWFLKCKVDKGSLSIVSSVP
- a CDS encoding TIM-barrel domain-containing protein, giving the protein MLDCTPYPKLNVANVKREGDFLTLNFAQGIQRLIPVDDRSIRVIYTQDSEISEESINSKPGIVEIKPFSDWTYEESDEEVIVSLPKLKVVIRKDGAAYTYYDENGKLLLKEKSARSKELDKVPVYAMNEENIQKEYIDTADGRKEIIRQASKIKIRDAYRTRMNLVFDDDEALYGLGQHEEGYHSLRGKRIFLNQGNRKIVVPMFVSTKGYGLLVNTYSPAIFNDTEDGSYFFTEADSEMDFFFLGGSDGKMDGVISEYRKITGKAVMLPKWAFGYIQSQERYETQDEILSISKEYRDRNIGLDCIVLDWCSWKDGQWGQKTFDPERFPNPDAMTDELHDRNVHFMISIWPNVNEGTDNYNEFKKENELLPGINIYNALSPKAREIYWKQAESGLFCHGIDAWWCDNSEPIAPEWNYTVKPETSKIYDEYVNQLPMHIPAEKTNAFGLYHAMGIYEGQRGYYKNLAESDTDDAGKENQVETEKLFEREKRVVNLTRSGYLGQQRYGTILWSGDISASWDTFRRQIAAGLHFSASGLPYWTTDIGAFFVKNGIQWYWNGDYDLGPKDPAYCELFTRWYQWAVFLPIFRGHGTDFRRELWQFQNDAAPFYEALVKANHLRYELMPYIYSLAGAVWYNDSVVIRPLVFEFTEDKRTWDIMDQYMFGKDMMVCPVTKPMLFDHDKDCNCIKIADQNDTINIRKVYLPEGNIWRDFYTGESYEGGQWIETQAPLDVIPVFVKAGAIIPMTTFKGHVQKEDEITLKIFGGADGSFALYEDEGDGYDYEKGVYTITNIEYIDTSKKVIIDGSEIRDKDTRFEIQMI